GGAGAGGGGCCTATGAGCAAGACCCGCAGCAAGCCGAAGACCCGCAGCATTTTCGAGGAGGTCGGCACCGATGCGCCGCCGGACCGGCCGGTGGTCCAGCCCGGCGCCATCGACCGCGCCGCCCGGCGCGGTGCGCGCGGGGCTGTCGCCTGGTGGCTGATCTCGATCTTCGTGCTGATCGCGGCGATGCTGATCTCGGCCGGCGTGGCGCGCCTGACCGGGCATCCGGCCAGCCTGCCGGGCTTCGCGCCGCCTTACGGCCAGCTGCCGCCGCTTGACGCGGCGGGCTGGTCCGCCGCCTTCGACCGTTTTGCCGCCGCCGGAGGCACGGCCGATCTCGCGGGCTTCCAGAGACTATACTGGTGGGACTGGGGCGTCCGGCAGGCCGGCATGCTTGCGGCCCTCGTCTGGGCGCTGGGCGCGCTGGGCTTCCTGATCTTCGGCAAGCTGCCAAAGGGCTGGGCGGTCCGGCTCTTGCCGCTTGGCGGCACCATCCTCGGGATCGGCGCGGCCGACTGGGCGATGGGGCCCGCGGGGCTTTTGCCCGCGCCCTTCGATGCCGCCTCGCTGCGGCTCGCGGCGATGACGGGCTTCGGTTTCGCCGGGATGGGGCTTGCCGCCTGGGGCGCGATGCAACTGCGCCGCACCGAGGCCCAGCTGATGCAGGCCCGCCGGGCCCGCGACGGGCGCGCCTTCGGCATGGCGACCGGTGTCATGCATCTGGCCTTCCTGCAGATCCTCTTCGGGGCGATGCTGGGCGCGCTCGATCAGGGCCGCAGCTTCCCCGACTGGCCGCTGATGGCGGGCGGTGTCCTGCCGCCCGAGCCGCTGGCGCTGGAGCCGGTCTGGCGCAATCTCTGGGACAATCCCGGCCTCGTGCAGTTCATCCATCGCGGGCTTGGCTATCTTGTCGTGCTGCTGGGTATCGCGGCCTGGCTGCGGGCGCGGAAAAGCCCGCATGCCCGCACCCGCCGCGCCTTCGACTGGCTGGGGGTGATGATCTTCGGCCAGGCGGTGCTGGGCGTCGGCTCGGTGCTTTACGCGGGCCAGTGGCATATGGCGCTGACCCATCTGGTGGGGGCCGTCCTGTTGTGGGTTCTGGTGCTGCGCGCCCGGTTCATGGCGCAATATCCCGTTCAGCAATCCATCCGGGGGTGACGCGATATGACCGCCTTTGACGAGCTTATGAGCTTCCAGCGCGAGACCGAGGCGCTCGGTCAGGTCGCGATGCGGCTGGGCTGGGACCAGGAGACGGTGATGCCGCGCGGCGCCGCGCAGCAGCGCGCCGAGGAAATGGGCGCGCTCGAGACGGTGCTGCACCGTCGCCGCAGCGACCCGCGCCTGGGCGACTGGCTGGGGGCGATCGACGACGATCTTCTGGACGAGACCGGCCGCGCGCAGATGCGCCATATCCGTCGCAGCTATGCCCGCGCGACGCGCCTGCCCGAGACGCTGTCGGCCGAGATCGCCCGGGTGACGAGCCGTGCCCAGGGGATCTGGGCCGAGGCCCGTGCCGCCGACGATGTCGCGCATTTCCTGCCCACCCTGCGCGAGGTGGTGCGGCTCAAGCGCGAGGAGGCTGCGGCGCTGGCGATGGGGGGCGATCTTTACGACGCGCTTCTCGACGATTACGAGCCCGGCGCGACCGCGGCCGGGCTGTCGGCGATGTTCGACCGGATGCGCCCGCGTCTGGTAGACCTGCGCGAACGGATCATGGGCTCGGGCCGGGCGCCCGCGCCGCTTGAGGGCCATTTCCCCGAGGCGGTGCAGATGGCGCTTTCGCGCGAGGTCGCCACGCATTTCGGCTATGACTGGCGGCATGGGCGGCTTGATTTCTCGGTCCATCCCTTCACCTCGGGGTCGGGCTCGGATGTCCGGATCACCACCCGGGTCGACGAGGCCGAGCCGCTGGGCGCGCTGTATTCGACGCTGCACGAGACCGGACATGGGGTCTATGAGCAGGGGATCGATCCGGCCTATGGGCTGACGCCCCTGGGGGCGGGCGTCTCGATGGGGGTGCATGAAAGCCAGAGCCGGATCTTCGAGAACCAGCTCGGGCGCGGTCGCGCCTTCTGCGGCTGGCTTCACGGCCGGATGAACGAGGTTTTCGGGTCAGCCGGCGCGGCCGATGCCGAGGCCTTCTACGCGGCCGTGAACCGGGTCCATTCGGGCCATATCCGGACCGAATCCGACGAGGTGCATTACAATCTGCACATCATGCTGCGCTTCGATCTGGAACGCGACCTGATCGCCGGCGGGCTCGAGGTCGAGGATCTGGAAGAGGCCTGGAATACCCGCTTCGAGGCCGATTTCGGGGTCGCGGTCGAGCGGCCGAGCCAGGGGCTCTTGCAGGATGTGCACTGGTCGGTGGGGCTTTTCGGCTATTTCCCGACCTATGCGCTGGGCAATGTCTATGCCGGCTGTCTCTATCAGGCGCTGCGCGCGGCGGTGCCCTCGCTCGATGCCGATCTGGCGCGCGGCCATGCCGAGCCCGCGACCGCCTGGCTGAAGGTCGAGGTTCAGCGTCATGGCGGGCTTTACGAGCCGGCCGAGACGATCCGCCGGGCCTGCGGTTTCGAGCCCGACGAAGGGCCGCTGCTGGATTATCTCGATGCCAAGTTCGGCGCGATCTACGGGCTTTGATCGTCGCGCCGGGCCCGATCCCGAGCTTGGTGCCGAGGCTGGCCCCGTGGCGGCGGCGCTGCTGGAAGGGCGCGCATGACCTGGCATGACCCGCTCTGGCAGAGGATCTGGCCGCCCGCGCGCCGGGTGGCCTTCGCCATTGTCGGGCGGCTGTGGTGGCGCCGCCCGCCCGAAGAGATCGCGGCCCGGCTCGAGGCACGGCCGCTGCGCGAACAGGTCCTGATCGTCGGGACGGTGCTGGCGGGCCTTTTCCTGACAAGCCTGCTCTTTGCCCATGCAGGCATTCTGGGCCTTCTGAGCTTCCTGCTTCTGGTGATCCTCCTGATCCGCTGATGGGGCCCCGCGTCCGGCGAGACCCCCTCGGATGCGGCGTTCACAGGTGTTTGATTGCGACGAAATGCCGCCATTTTTCCGCCCATTTTCAATGGCTTGCGTCAGGGATTTCCCCGCATGCCTTTGAAAATGCGGTTTTTCTTGTGATGCGGGTGATCCGGTCCCGGAGGGCGCGCGTATCTCCTTGTACATTGCAACCTGCACAGAGAGGACGCGACCAATGGATATCGATGCGATCAACGCCGTTCTGGGTCTTGGCACCCTCGGCTTCGTGCTTGCCTTTGCCTATATCAACCTGCGCCAGACCGAGGAACAGCTCAAGGCTTCGCGCGAGCGCCGCGAGAAACGCGAACAACGCGCCGCTGCCCGCGTCGGCCGGGCCGTTCCGGCCGAATGAGATGCCCCGGATCGGGGCCGGGCGGATGACCCCCGGCCCCGACCGTTTTCCGGCCTTCTGCCGCCTTGACTTCGCGCGCCCCGTTCAGCCCTGCCAGGCGGGAGCCCTTTTTTCCAGGAAGGCCCCGATCCCTTCCTGGGTCTCCTCCAGCATCATGTTCTCGACCATCGCGGCGCCCGCGCGGGCATAGGCCTCGTCGATGCCGCAGTCGAGCTGGTCGTAGAACAGCCCCTTGCCGACCCTGATCGCGGGCGAGAGCTTGCCTGCCAGCGTCTCGGCCAGCCGCCAGGCGGCATCCTCCAGCATCTCTTCGGGTACGGCCCGGTTGATCAGCCCCAGCGCCTCGGCGCGCGCGGCATCGATGAACTGGCCCGTGGTCAGCATCTCGAAGGCGTGCTTGCGCGGAATGCTCCGGCTCAGCGCGACCATGGGGGTCGAGCAGAACAGCCCGATATTCACGCCGTTCACCCCGAACCGCGTGCCCTCGGCCGCGACCGCCAGATCGCACGACGCCACCAGCTGGCAGCCCGCGGCGGTGGCGATGCCGTGGGGGGCCGCGATCACCGGCTGGGGCAGGCGCATCAGCCCCGTCATCACCCGCGCGCACCGCTCGAAGAGATCGGCGAAATAGGCCCGCCCGCCATCGAGCGCCTGCCGTCCGGCCTGCATCTCCTTGAGGTCATGGCCTGCGCAGAAGGCCTTGCCGGTGCCTTTCAGGATCACCGCGCGCACGCTCCGGTCCTCGGCCAGCGCGTCGATCTGGGCCTGCAGCGCGGCCAGCATCGCGTCGGACAGCGCGTTCAGCCGTTCGGGCGCGTTCATCGTCAGGATGGCCACGCCCCGGGTATCGTCACGTAACAGGATTTCGGTCATCTTGTGTTTCCTCCCTCTGGTCGCGAAGACTAGGGCGGAACGGGAGAGGGGGAAAGTCCATGCAGGCCAGGCAGCCGGTGATGGATGCGTCGGCGCTGACCGCTTTTCTGCGGAGCGCCTTTCCGCAGATCGGCGAGGAGTTCGTGGTCGAGGAGGTGGCGCCGATGCAGGTGCGGGTGCGGCTGGCGGTGACCGAGCGGCATCTGCGGCCGGGCGGTACCGTGTCGGGGCCGTCGATGTTCGCCTTGGCCGATGTCGGCATTTATCTGGCGGTGCTGGCGATGATCGGGCCGCAGGCGCTGGCGGTCACGACCAACTGTTCGATCGATTTCATGCGCAAGCCCGCCTCGGGCCGCGATCTGATCTGCGAGGCGCGGCTTTTGAAGCTGGGCCGGGTGCTGGCGGTGGGCGATGCGATGATCCGGTCCGAGGGGATGGAGGGCGTCGTCGCCCGGGCCAGCCTGACCTATTCGACCCCGCCGAAATAGCCGACCTCAGCTCAGCCGCGCCCGGCCAGGAAACCGGCCAGGTCGCCATAGCCCGTGGGCCGCCGCTCATAGGCAAGGCCCAGGCGCGTGGCACAGGCCTCGGCCTGCCGGTCCAGCGCGGCATCCTCGGTCTGGGCCAGATAGACGAGACGGCGGTAATTGCCGAAGTAAACCGTCGCAAGCTCGGGATGGCGGTCGAGCCCGAGCGGGCGCCAGACGAAGGCGTCGAATTGCCGGGTGAGGAAATCGGTCAGGTAGAAGGCGTCGATCTCGTCCCCGGCGCGGTCGGCACTGGCGGCGGCGCCCTCGAAAAAGGCATAGCAATGCGGGCCCTCCATCATCTCGACCCCGAGTTCGGCGCAGGTTCGCTGCAAGTCGCCGCCGGTGCCGCAATCGGCATAGGCCACGAGGATCGTGGGATAGGCGGCGCGGTGGCGCTCGACGAGCGCACGGAGCCCCGGTGCGATCCGGTCCGGGTGGTTGTGCCAGATCGCGGGCAGGCAGGTCAGGTCCAGATGGTCCCAGCCGTTGATCCGCTTGAGTGCAAGGATCTCATGCGCCAGCGCGCCGCAGCCGATCACCAGGACCCGTCCGCGCCCTTCCGGCGGCAGCCCGGTCTCGGTCAGGCGGTGGTCGTCTGGCGCGTTCACTGCCGCCTCTGCAAGAGACGCAACCCCAGCACGGCCAGCAGCGCCAGCGGTACGAGTATTGCAACGCCGCTGGCAGGCAGCAGGCTGGCGAGCCAGATTGTCAGGCCGGCAGCCGTCAGCACGACGGCAAGAAGAAGGGCGAGGACGCGTCCGGGCATGCGATACTCCTTTTCGCCAAAGATGTGGGCCGGGGGCAGGCATCGGGCAAGGGGCGCGTGGGCCTATGGGGCAAAGATCCGGACCGGTTCAAGAAAGCGGCGGGATGCAGGTTTCCTCGCCGCGCTTTCGTTGCGTTGTCCCGGTCCGTGCGGTCGCTGCAAGCGGTTGATGAGAGGGCGATCCGGTTTGTCTTGTGTGCTGTTCCCGGCAGATCGGGGGCTGGTGTGGGCGGCGGACCGGCATGCGGCGAGTATCTCCGCCCGGCAGGCGGGCGAGGGCCGGATGACGGCGGTTGGATGACGGGTCGGACACAGAGCGACGCCCTGCTGTTCCGTTCGTCGACCTTGCACAACCATGCAGGGCAGGGCGCCGCCGATAGGGCCCGATTTCCTTGGGCGGCGTTGCGGATCGCAACCACGCCGCGTCCGGTTGGGATGCTCTGCATTGCCGCGGGGAGTGGCCGCAAGGAACGACAGTGGATCGCAGGCGGGCCAGAGCGTTCCGGCAGGGGAGCCACGTCGGTCTTCGCCAGTCCGAGGGGATCGTCCGGGCGCGTGCAGTCGCCCCGCGGCGGTCCTGCCGCTGCGGCGCCGGTGGCACAGGATCTTGCCGTGTCCCATGCTGGTTGCCCCATGCCGATTATCCCGTACCGGTTGTCCCGTGCCGCGACAACGTTTCGGTATCGACCGCGACAGGCTCGTCCACGACAGGCCGGGCCGCGGCAATCCCGCGGTCGGGGCAGGGGCTGGCGGCTGC
The genomic region above belongs to Rhodovulum sulfidophilum DSM 1374 and contains:
- a CDS encoding COX15/CtaA family protein, with the protein product MSKTRSKPKTRSIFEEVGTDAPPDRPVVQPGAIDRAARRGARGAVAWWLISIFVLIAAMLISAGVARLTGHPASLPGFAPPYGQLPPLDAAGWSAAFDRFAAAGGTADLAGFQRLYWWDWGVRQAGMLAALVWALGALGFLIFGKLPKGWAVRLLPLGGTILGIGAADWAMGPAGLLPAPFDAASLRLAAMTGFGFAGMGLAAWGAMQLRRTEAQLMQARRARDGRAFGMATGVMHLAFLQILFGAMLGALDQGRSFPDWPLMAGGVLPPEPLALEPVWRNLWDNPGLVQFIHRGLGYLVVLLGIAAWLRARKSPHARTRRAFDWLGVMIFGQAVLGVGSVLYAGQWHMALTHLVGAVLLWVLVLRARFMAQYPVQQSIRG
- a CDS encoding enoyl-CoA hydratase, encoding MTEILLRDDTRGVAILTMNAPERLNALSDAMLAALQAQIDALAEDRSVRAVILKGTGKAFCAGHDLKEMQAGRQALDGGRAYFADLFERCARVMTGLMRLPQPVIAAPHGIATAAGCQLVASCDLAVAAEGTRFGVNGVNIGLFCSTPMVALSRSIPRKHAFEMLTTGQFIDAARAEALGLINRAVPEEMLEDAAWRLAETLAGKLSPAIRVGKGLFYDQLDCGIDEAYARAGAAMVENMMLEETQEGIGAFLEKRAPAWQG
- a CDS encoding PaaI family thioesterase, which encodes MQARQPVMDASALTAFLRSAFPQIGEEFVVEEVAPMQVRVRLAVTERHLRPGGTVSGPSMFALADVGIYLAVLAMIGPQALAVTTNCSIDFMRKPASGRDLICEARLLKLGRVLAVGDAMIRSEGMEGVVARASLTYSTPPK
- a CDS encoding carboxypeptidase M32 encodes the protein MTAFDELMSFQRETEALGQVAMRLGWDQETVMPRGAAQQRAEEMGALETVLHRRRSDPRLGDWLGAIDDDLLDETGRAQMRHIRRSYARATRLPETLSAEIARVTSRAQGIWAEARAADDVAHFLPTLREVVRLKREEAAALAMGGDLYDALLDDYEPGATAAGLSAMFDRMRPRLVDLRERIMGSGRAPAPLEGHFPEAVQMALSREVATHFGYDWRHGRLDFSVHPFTSGSGSDVRITTRVDEAEPLGALYSTLHETGHGVYEQGIDPAYGLTPLGAGVSMGVHESQSRIFENQLGRGRAFCGWLHGRMNEVFGSAGAADAEAFYAAVNRVHSGHIRTESDEVHYNLHIMLRFDLERDLIAGGLEVEDLEEAWNTRFEADFGVAVERPSQGLLQDVHWSVGLFGYFPTYALGNVYAGCLYQALRAAVPSLDADLARGHAEPATAWLKVEVQRHGGLYEPAETIRRACGFEPDEGPLLDYLDAKFGAIYGL
- a CDS encoding DUF1638 domain-containing protein produces the protein MNAPDDHRLTETGLPPEGRGRVLVIGCGALAHEILALKRINGWDHLDLTCLPAIWHNHPDRIAPGLRALVERHRAAYPTILVAYADCGTGGDLQRTCAELGVEMMEGPHCYAFFEGAAASADRAGDEIDAFYLTDFLTRQFDAFVWRPLGLDRHPELATVYFGNYRRLVYLAQTEDAALDRQAEACATRLGLAYERRPTGYGDLAGFLAGRG